CCGCCGACACCCGCATCATCGTCGCGGACGGACCCGAAGCGGTGGCCAACTATGAACGCGCGCTTGATGAATGGCGCTTGCTGACCGCGGCGGCGTTGGTCGGCCTGGTGGAGGAGGCAATGACGATCGCGGCCGAATTCGCCAAGACGCGGTACACCTTGGGGGTCCCGATCTCGACGCTGCAGGCCATCTCCCATCCGTTGGCCAACATGGCGATCACGGTGCAGGGCGGACGCAACCTCGCCCGGCGCGCGGCGTGGTTCCTGGACAACGAACCCGACGAGCGCGCCGAGCTGGCACCGTCGGCATTCGTCTTCATGGCCGAAGAGGCCGCCAAAGCGGCCACCATGGCCGTCCACATTCAAGGCGGACTTGGCGTTTCGGCTGAAGCCGCGGCAACCGCCTACCTGGTGCGGGCCCGGGGATGGCCGCTGGCTGCCGGTGACCCCGGTGCCACCGCCAAGCGTATCGCCGAGATCGTGACCGCCCGCGACAGTGCGGCCGCGCGCGCATAGGACAGGAGCGAGCAATGGACTTCTCCCGGGTGGAGCTTGCCGACGAAGACAGCGCGTTTCGCGACGAGGCCCGTGCGTTCCTGAAAACACATGTGACCGAAGAGGTGCGGCGTCGCGACCGCGAAACCGGTGACAATTTTGACGAGCGGGTGCACTTGGCGCTTGGTGCCGCCGGCTACCTGGCCCTGGAGTGGAAGCCGGAATCCGACGGCGGATTCACCCGGGTGCGCCGGCGAATCTGGGAATTGGAGAAGCGCCGCGCCCACGTGCCGTGGGTGACCTGGGGGACGACGGCCATGGTGGCGCGGTCAGTAGCCAAGTTCGGTTCGGCCGAGCTGCAAGCCCAGGTCATGCCGAAGGTCTTCACCGGCGAGGTCCGCCTGTGTCTGGGCTACACCGAGCCGGAGGGCGGCTCCGACATCGCCACCTGCAAGACGCGCGCCGTGCGTGACGGCGACGGCTGGGTGATCAACGGCTCGAAGATGTTCACCACCGGTGCCCACAACTGCCAGTACGTCTTCCTGATTACCAACACCGCCCCGGACGCGCCGAAGCACAAGAGCCTGACCATGTTCCTGGTTCCGCTCGACTCGCCGGGCATCGAAATCCAGGGCATCCGCACCGTGGACGGTGACCGGACCAACATCGTCTACTACAGCGATGTACGCGTCGACGACAAGTATCGGCTCGGCGAGGTGAACGCGGGCTGGACTGTGCTGCGTGAGCCGCTCAACACCGAGCACGGCGCCGTCGCGGCCGCACCCGACGGGTTGCAGGACACCTCGATCATGATGCACCAGGCGGGTTCGATGGCCACCGCGGTCGACAACGCCGTGGCGGCCGTGACGCGGCCGGACCCCCACGGGCGCAAACTCATCGACGACGGATCGGTGGCGTATCGGCTGGGTCGTTGCGTCGCTCGGCTGGAGGCGGCGTTGTCGTCGCCGAACATCTACGGCCGCGTCGCCATTGCCCAGACGATGCGCGACATCTCCCCGGACCTGATGGACATCCACGGGGCGGCAGCGGCGCTGCCGTTGGGCACCGACGGCGCGGCCGATGACGGCAGCGCCGAATACGTCTACCGATTCGCGCCCCTGGTCGGAATCTACGGCGGAACCCTGGAGGTGTTCCGCAACATGATCGGCCAGTACACGCTCGGCCTGGGTAAGCCCAACTACTCGGCGCCGGTGCAGAAAGTTTCCTGATCGTCGCCAGTGCCTGGCGTGTGACTCGTCGGCGTCCAGTGTCACGTCACGGCAACGTTTTCCGGCGTGTTGCCGCCCGCAGTGCACGTTCGAATGCGTCAGGTCGTCAAGATGGTCGCCGCGGCCGTGCCGGGGGCGCCGTACAGCTGAGTGAATCCGACCTTCGGATGCCCCAGCACCTGACGTTCGCCGGCCTGTCCGCGGAGCTGCCGCACGATTTCGTGGATCTGCCGCAGCCCGGAAGCCCCGATCGGCTCGCCGTTCGCGATCAGGCCTCCGTCGGTGTTGACCGGCATCGAGCCGCTGATCTCGGTAGCGCCGTCAACCAGCAGCTTCTCCTGCTCGCCGTGCTCGCAGAACCCGCACTCGGCCATGTGGATGATTTCGGCACCGGCGTCGGTGTCCTGTAGCTGAATCACATCGACATCACCGGGAGCCACACCAGCCTTCTCGAAAGCGCTGCGGGCCGCGTAAACGGTTGGCGCCAAGTCCTCTTCGACCGGCGCGAAGGTGGTGTTGACCTCGTAGGCGCCGTACCGGCGGGTGCGCACCTCCACCGCCCGCAGATAGACGGGCTTGGTGGTGTAGCGGTGCGCGATGTCGGCCCGGCACATCACCGCCGCGGCCGCTCCCTCGTCGGGTGCGCAGAACATGTATTGCGTCAGTGGGTAATTGAGCATCGCCGAGTTGAGGATGTCTTTCTCGGGGATCGGCTTGCGGCGAAACGCATTCGGGTTCAACGCACCGTTGCGGAAATTCTTGGCGGCCACCCTGGCGAGCGTCCGTTGGGAGACGTTGTTCTCGTGCAGGTAGCGGTTGGCTTTCATGCCAAAAAACTGAGTGGTCAGGTATTGCCCGTTCTCCGCATACCAGCGCGGCGTGCCCACCAACGCCGGATCCTCGGTGAATGCCCCGCGCGGGTGCTTGTCGAGGCCGATCGCGATGCCGATGTCGTAGTCGCCCAACCGAATTGCGTCGGCGCAGGCCTTCACCGCACTGGCCGCGGTCGCGCACGCGTTGAACACGTTGGTGAAGGGAATCCCGGTCAGGCCGACCATGCCGACGATGGCGTCCGGGTTGGCGACCGTCCAACTCCCACCGGTGGCGAGCTGGATATCTCGCCACGCGACGCCGGCGTCGGCGACGGCCGCCAGGATGGCGTCGACACCCATCTGCATCGCCGACTTCCCCTCGAAGCGGCCGAACGGATGCAGACCCACCCCGATGATCGCGACGCCGTTCATCGGTGACCGCTGCTCACGCGATGGCCCCCGATTCCTTGAGCGCTTCGATTCGGTCCCAGTCCATACCGAGCTCCATCAGTACGAGCTCGGTATGTTCGGAGGCCTGTGGTGCCCTGGAGGTCTGCAGCGGTTCATGGTTGAACTGCACCGGGCCGCGCACGACCTTGAACGGTTCGCCACCGCTGGCCAGCTCGACCTCGGCGATCATGTCGTTGGCCAGGGCCTGGTCGTCGTTGGCCAGGTCCAGCAAGCTCTGGAACGGAGCCCACTGGCCCTTCATCGTTTTGAGGTGCTGTCGCCAATAATCGAAAGGCTTGGCGGCAAAGGCTTTCGAGATGAGTTCGGCGGCCGCGCTGGCGTTCTGGATCAACGGCAGCACCTCGGAGAAGCGTGGATCGTCGGCGGCCTCGGGGATGCCGAGATGTTCGAAGGTGTCCCGGATGAGGCCGGTCGGGCTGATGATGCACAGGTTGATGGTGCCGCCGTCGGATGTCTCGTAGTTGCCCATGAACGGATTCACCGACATCGCGGTGGCCGTGCCCGGCATCGGCGTGCGCATGACCTCCCCGGTCTCCATGCCTTGCGTCATGCTGGCCCCGGCCGCCCACCAGGCGGTGCTCAACAGCGATACGTCGAGTTCGATCGCCTCCCCGGTGCGTTCACGGTGCAGCAACGCCGCCGAGATGCCGCCCGCGATGAACATGCCGCCGATCGAATCGCCGAACGCGGGGATGCCTTGTCCCAGTGCGCCGCCCAGCCCCTCGGGCGTCAGCGCGTAGCCGATACCGCTGCGGGTCCAGAACGCCGTCCCGTCGTAGCCCCCGACGTTGCGTTCGGCGCCCTTGTCGCCGTACGCCGAACCGCGCGCGTACACGATGTTCGGATTCACCGCGCGAATGTGCTCGAGGTCGAATTTGTTCTTCTGCCGCTGGGCGGGCATGTAATTGGTTAAAAACACGTCCGAGGTCTTGGCCAGTTCATAGATGACTTCCTGCCCGCCTGGCGTGGACACGTCGATCCCGACGCTGCGCTTGCCGCGGTTGGGGTGCTCCATCAGCGGGTGCCGGTCCGGGTTGACCTGAATGCCGCCCATGTTCAGAAAACCTCGCTGCGTGTCACCGCGTGCCGGGTGCTCGACCTTGATGACGTCGGCGCCCCAATCAGCCAGGATTGCGCCCGCGGCGGGGACGAACGTGAACTGCGCAACCTCGAGGACGCGAAAACCCTGCATTACCTTGACCATCTGGGCATCAACTCCTACTTGACGTCGAAAGTTACGGGCAGCGCCGTCGGCGAACGAAAAGGTTGCCCGTGGATGTGCGGGTCCTCGTCGGTGAGCAGGGTGAAGTTGGTCAGCCGACTCAGCAGGCATTCGAGCGCGACGCGGGTCTCCAACCGCGCCAGATGCAGACCGAGGCAGGTGTGCTCGCCGGCCGCGAATGAGATGTGCGGGACCGCCTTGCGGAAGATGTCGAATTGTTCCGCTCGCTCCCAACGCTTTTCGTCGCGGTTGGCCGACCCGATGCACACACCGACCACCGAGCGTGCCGGGATGCTCACGCCTTCTAGCTCGACGTCCTCGGTGGTGAACCGTTGCACGGTGGTCAGCGGCGTCTCGAAGCGCAGGCCTTCCTCGATCGCCTGGCCGATCAGCCCGTGATCGGCTTGTACCGCGGCGAATTGATCGGGATGGCTGAGCAACAGGTACAGCAGATTGCCTGAGGACCGGTAGGTGGTTTCCAGCCCGGCGGGCAGCAGCAGCCGCAAGAACGAATAGATAGCCTCGTCGCTGAGCTTTTCGCCGTCGATCTCGGCGCCGACCAAATCGCCGATGATGTCTTGGGTCGGTCTGCAGGTGGGTCTGGACTTGCGCTGCTCGATCTGCTCGATGAAGTAATCCTTCAGCGCCGCCGACGCTTCGAAGGCCTTCTCGTAGTCGACGTGGTAGCTGATCAATTGCACGGCCCGCTTGCGGAACACCGGCAGATCCTCGTCGGGCAACCCCAACAGCCGGGCGATGACGCGGGTGGGAAATTCGAAGGTGAAGTTGCGGATCAGGTCCGCGCGGCCGGTCTCGACGAATTCCTCGATCAACGCGTTGCAGATCGGGCGGACGATGGTCGGCTCCCACTGCGCCAGTGCCTTGGACTTGAAAGCCGCCGACACCAGGTTTCGGTGTTCGCGGTGGGTCTTGCCCTGCATCGCCAGGATGGTCGGGCCGATGAACAGGCCGATCGTCTTGTCGTACGGCTTGGAGCTGAACACCCGGCCGTCGCGAAAGGCGGTGTTGACGGCGTGGAATGACACCGCGGAGTACTCGTTCTTGGGTCGCAAAGACTCGGGTGTCTTGGTGTAGTCCATCACCGTTCCGTGGAAGACACCGGACCGGCGACGACGGTAGGCGAAGTATGGGTAGGGGTCACGCAGATCGACGGTGCGGTCGCCGGGGGTTTCAACGTCGGTCGTCACCGAGATCTCCAGCATCGTCGACGGAACGGGCAGCATTGCGTAAGATCATACTGTAGTTCTTACAGTAGACAATATGAGCGCAGCCGTCCCTGCGGTGCCGCTCGAGGCGGAAGCTCGGGGTGCAACTCGCCACCACCGTCGCTTCCGCCGTGGTGCAACGATTCGGATCGGCAGGCGCGCCGGGTCAGGCGGAAAAGAAGTTCACGAGCGCGGCGGTGGTCTCGTCGGGCAGCGCTTCAGGGAAGAAGTGTCCCGATGGCATCGTCGTCGCGGTGACAGTTGCGGCGCATTGGGCTTGCCAGAGGGCGTACGCATCGAAGAGTCGATGTACCACTCCGTTTTCGGCGATGAGAACCTGCGTGTCGCAGCCGATTCGATGCCCGTCATCGCGACTCTGCTGGTCGTGCTCGAGGTCGATGCCCGCGCTGGCCCGGTAGTCCTCTGCGGTGCTGTGCAGCGTTTCTGGTGTGCAAAAAACGCGTTCGTACTCGGCGACCACGTCGCGTTCCAGGTAGTCGCCGTTCCCGCCGGAGAATTGTCGCAGCACGACGGCCAAGTAGGCGGCCGGGTTACCTCCGATGAGAGCCTCAGGCAGCGGGCTGGGCTGGATGAGCAGGAACCAGTGAAAGTAGGCGGTCGCGAATTCTCTGCTGGTGGCCCTGTACATGTCGAGGGTGGGGGCGACGTCCAACAGGGACAGCTTCCTGACACGGTGTGGGTGGTCGAGCGCCAGGCGGGCTGCGACGCGTGCGCCGCGGTCGTGCCCGCAGAGGTAGAACGAGTCCCGCCCGAGCTGGTCGATGACCGCCACGAGGTCGTTGGCCATGGTCCGCTTGCTGTAGTTGCTGTGATCGGGGAGTCCGACTGGTTTGGCGGAGGCGCCGTAGCCACGCAGGTCGGGCAGGACAATAAAGTAGCGCTCTTGGAGCCGCTGCGCGATATGGCGCCACATCAGGTGCGTCTCCGGGTAACCGTGCACGAGTAGTAGTGCGTCGCCGTCGGGGTTGCCGCCCCAGCGTGCGTAGATGGAGGTTCCGTCGCTATCGAAGATTCCGGCGTCGAACCCTGGGAACCACCGCGAATCCGTGTGTGCGGCATCCTGTTTCGACGTGCCGCGGTCGTCAGATCCTTCCGTGGATCCAGCTGCGGAGTCCGTGAACCCATCGTGCTCGGTCGAGTAGGGCACCGAACAGTTCCTCCATTCGGCGCACCAGCGCCTTCCCGATCACCGCGCGCCCCGCAACGGTGCCACACGAAAAAGGTTTACCGGGGACCGGCCCGATTCCCACGCGTCATCGTAAGAGCCGCCACCGATGTCCGCTCACTCGCTGGCTGAAATCGCTCGCTGTCTACCTACTTTTCTGACGAACTTTTCTGACGAACCAGGCGTTGCCAGACGTTCGGCGGCCTTGCGGGTCACTCTTCGCCGCCCGCCTCGCTGACGGCCTGCTCGCGTGCCCAGCGGTAGTCGGCCTTGCCCGACGGGCTGCGTTCGATCGCGCGACGAAACACTACTGCCTTGGGCAGCTTATAGCGGGCCAACGACTTGGCGGCGTGGCCGACCAGTTCGTCGGCTTCGGCGTGCGCACCTTCGGCGAGAGCGACCACCGCGACGACCTCCTGGCCCCAGCGTTCGCTTGGCCGTCCGGTAACCACCACGTCGGCCACCGCGGGATGCGAGGCTATCGCGGTTTCGACCTCCTCGACGAAGATCTTCTCGCCGCCGGAGTTGATCGTCACCGAATCACGGCCCAGCAATTCGATGTTTCCGTTCTTGTGGTGGCGTGCCCGGTCGCCCGGAATCGCGTATCGCACGCCGTCGATCACGGGGAAGGTCGCGGCGGTCTTGGTCGCGTCACCCTTGTATCCGAGCGGAACGTAGCCGCGCTGCGCCAACCAGCCGATCCCGTCGTGGCCCGGTGGCAGGATCGATGACAAGTCCTCGGCCGCTACGAACGTGTCCGGGCCGGCGTTGAAGGTACCGGTGGACACCGCCCCGGAGGCGGACAGGTGATGCATTTGCGCGCCCGTCTCCGACGATCCGACGCCGTCCACGACAACCACATTGGGCAGGGCCTCGATCAACCGTTCCTTGACGAAGGGAGTTAGCAGGGCGCCGCCGTTGGCGATCACGGCCAGCGAGGAGACGTCGGGTGCGCCGTCGTCGCGGGTCTGCTCAATCGCGGCGAGCAACGGTCGGGCCATCGCGTCTCCGACCACTGTCACCACCGATACCCGTTCCCGCTCGATCGTGCGCACCACATCGTCAGCGTCCAAACGATCGACCACCGTGGGGAAGACGACGGACTGCCCGGTGGTGAGCGCGGTCATCACACTCCACTGCGCCGCTCCGTGGATCAGCGGCGGCAAGATCATCAACTTGGTACCGGGCCCGGCCGTCACTCGCGCCACGATCTCATCGACCGAGCCGGCGGGTTCGCCGGTCATCAGGTTGCGTCCTCCGAAGGAGGTCATAAAGATGTCGTGCTGACGCCACAACACGCCCTTCGGCATGCCCGTGGTACCGCCGGTGTACAGGACGTACAGGTCGTCCGGCGAATGCTGCACCGGCGGCGGATCGGACGGACTCGACCCGATAATGGTCTCGTAATCCACTGCGCCGTGGATCAAGTCGTTGCCAGAGTCGTCGGCAATCTGAATCAGCACCCGCAATCGGGGCAGATCGGGCAGCACCTCGGCCACCCGCGGCGCGAACGCGGCGTGATAGACCAGGGCGGTGGCACCCGAATCCGCCAGCAGGTATTGCAATTCGCTCTTGACGTAGCGGAAATTGACGTTGAAGGGGGCCACCCGGGCAGTGAAGGCGCCGAGCAGCGATTCGACGAATTCGTTTCCGTTGTAGGCGTAGAGGCCGAGCAGGTCCTGACCGGTCTCATGCCCGGCAAGCGCGGAGCGCTCGGTGTGGCAGCCAAGGCCCCGGGAGTGTAGGTAGGCGGCGAGACGGTTGGACCGCTCGATGGTCTGCGCATAGCTCAAGCGCCGATCGCCCTGGATGAGCAACTCGCGGTCGCCGATCGCGGCGGCGACGGCCTGGGCGACGGCGGGGACCGTGAATTGTGTAGCGGTGTCGGACATCAGACCTCTCACGGTTGGTGTGGTAACAGACGGACCATCAGGCCGTTGGCCTCGCTGAGCAGCGACCCATCGACCGATGTCATCGTCGAGGAGATGAAGACTTTCCGACCGTCGGTATTGCTGATGCGGCCCTTGGCGATCAATGGTTCATCGATCGGGGTGATCTTGCGGTAGTCGACATGCAGGTACGCGGTGCGGGTCGGGCGAATGCCCGCGGTGGAAACGACCATGCCGAACATCCAGTCGTACAACAGCGGGATCATGCCCCCGTGCACGGCGTTATTGCCGCCGACGTGCGACCGGCTGAAGTGCCCTTCCATCGTGACGCCGTCGGGTCCGGACTCGGTCAGCGTCCACGGCGGCAGCAGCGGATGGCCGAGCCCGGGCAGTTCCAGAACGCGGCCGGCGGGTGTCACGTGCTCTGCAGCCTGGTGGCCGTCGAGCAAGGCGCAGGCGTTTTCGACATATTGTGCCGCACGTGCCCATATCGAACTGTCCGGGTTGGTGGACACCGCGAGGTCCTGCAACCGGCGCAGCGCCTCGGCGAATCGGCCCAGTTCCGGCGGCGCGTCTTCGACCGCAGAGATTTGCGGAAACCCGCCGCGGGTTCCGGGAGCGGTGTCGGTCATGCGGATCCTTTGGCCTGCCATGCGTGGAGCGGCTCGATCATGAACCAGCCGGTGAGCTTCCAGGTGAAAGGGACCCGCACGCCTGTCCTCCAAAATAGTTTTCGACCATACTAAGTTCGTTACAGTATAGATTTCAGCAGTACCGCCCTCGGACGGCAAGGAGCGACATGACGGAAGTGGCCGACCAGCCGGAGGGATCCTTCGACGTGCAGGTGATCGGCTTTTGGCTGAGCTAGCGGTTTAGGGTGACCGGCATGGCGGGATTCGCGCTGGCGAAACGGTCCGTGGGCCTCTCCGCAGAGCTGGCCCGCGAACTCGGCCTGGTAGTGCCCCGGACGGTGTCCGGCCTCAACGAGTCGACGGGCTGGGTGCCGGCGACGCCGCGGGGGGTGCGCCAGTTTGGTGAGGTCTTGTTGGACGAATTGGTCCTGAGTGGCTTCTCGCTGCTGAGCGGGAACCTGCCCGACGATCTCCGGCCGGTGCACGCCTGCGCTCCGGCCGCCGAGGAGCTCTCGCGGCTGGGCATCGACGGTGCACACACCGCGCCAAAGCCGTTGCGAGAGACTTCGATACGGCGACGCCGGATCGGCAGACTGTCCTATGAGCGGATGACCTTCGAACACGATCCGCAGCTGCCGCCGACACTGGCCGCTGAAGGGCACAGCGGTCCGTGTCGGGCGGTGGTGCACCTGTGCCGTCATCGCGGCGGTGCGCGGCCGTGGCTGATCTGGGTGCATGGCGCCGGTCAGGGCGGTACCGAGGACCTACTGCTGTCGCGTATCGGCCGTATCCACCACGGCCTGGGATTCAACGTCGCGCTCCCGGTGCAGCCCGGGCACGGCTGCCGCCGCCGTGACTGGCCGGCGTATCCGGACATGGATCCGCTGCGCAACGTCGCGGTCATGATGCGGGTGGTGTCCGAAGTGCGCGCCGTGGTGCGCTGGGTGCAGCAGCAGGCCAGTGCCGTTGTGGTGTCCGGGATTTCGATGGGCACCCCGGTGGCCGCACTGGTTTCGCACCTGGAACGGCAGATCGACGCGGTGGGTCTCTACACCCCGATTCTGGGGCTGAATGCGATGATCGCGCGGCACCTGTCGCGCTGGGGTTCGGCGCGCGAGGAGTTCCGGGAGCTGCTGGGATCGCCGGTGGTCGCCCAGCTGACGTCGGTGATCGATCCGTTGGCCGTCGACCCGGCGCCGCCGCCGGCACGTCGGCTCATCGTCGGGGCCTGGCACGATCGCATGGCGATGCGTGAACCCGTCGAAGCGTTGCAGCAGCGCTGGGGCGGCCAGCTCTACTGGTACGACGGCAGTCACGTCGGCCATATCTTCTCCCGTCGCGTGCAGAAGGTATCGGAGCGATTCCTGCGCGAGGTGGCGGAGTCGCACTGATGACGGCCATCCGGACCGCGCGTGAGGTGGTCGAACTGTACAACCTGGTGGTCTGGAACGAGTGCAACCTCGAGCTGGCCGACGAGTTGCTGGGCGACAACGTAATTCGTCATGAGGTCGGCGCTGCCCGAACGCTGACCCACGCCGAGGCTGTCGCCCGCGTCTCGGACATGTGGCAACAGGTCATTTCGCTGCGCTTCGCGCCCATCCTGGTCATCGCCGATGACGACGGCGAACACGTCGCCATCGTCTACGACTCCACCATCACCGGCAAGGACGGCACCGAAACCCGGATCGCCAGCATCGAAGTATTCCGCGTCGTCACCGGCCGGATCACCGAAGTCTGGAATTGCGGCTACCACCAAGGAGTGTGGAATTGACCGATCGCGTGCTCGACGAATTGGGCTACTACCTGCTGGCCGGCGCCGGCGGCGAGGGCCCGGCGACCCTGGTGGACGAAGCCCGCCGCGGCGAACAGCTCGGCTTCGGCACCGCGTTCATCTCCGAGCGGTGGAATGTCAAGGAAGCGTCGTCGCTGGTCGGTGCGGCCTGCGCGGTGACCAACAGGATGCAGATCGCCACGGCCGCAACCAATCACAACACCCGCCATCCGCTCATCACCGCCTCGTGGGCGACCACCATGCACCGGCTGTCCGGCGGTCGATTCACGCTGGGCATCGGCCGCGGGATCGCGGCGATCTACGGCGCGTTCGGTATATCTGCGGTCACCACCGCACAGATGGAGGACTGGGCCCAGGTCATGCGCCGACTCTGGCACGGCGAAATGATCTTCAACCACGACGGGCCGATGGGCAAATACCCGATCCTGTTCCTGGATCCCGCGTTCGACGAAGACATCCGGCTCGCGCTGGTGGCCTTCGGCCCCAACACCCTCGCCCTGGGTGGTCGCGTCTTCGACGACGTCATTCTGCACACCTACTTCACGCCCGAGACGTTGCAGCGCTGTGTCAAGACGGTCAAGTCCGCCGCGGAGAAGGCCGGACGCGATCCGGACAGCGTGCGAGTATGGTCGTGCTTCGCCACGGTCGGCGACCACCTGCCCGAAGAGCTGAAGCTGAAGAAGACTGTCGCCCGGCTGGCCACCTATCTGCAGGGTTACGGTGACTTGCTAGTGCGCACCAACGACTGGGATCCCGCTGTGCTGGAACGATTCCGGTCCGACTCGGTGGTGACCTCGATCGCGGGCGGCATCGATCACAAGGCCACCGCCGAGCAGATCGAACACATCGCGACGCTGATCCCCGACGAATGGCTGGCGCCGGCGGCCACCGGCTCGGCCCAGCAGTGCGCCGAGCGCATCCGCAAGGAGTTCGACTATGGCGCCGACGCGGTGATCATGCACGGCGCGACCCCCGACGAGCTGGCGCCGGTGGTCACCGCCTACCGGGCCGGGGCCTGACGGGCGGCCCGGGTCAGGGCATGATCACAGTGCGCGTTACCGGTTCGGCCGCAACCTGGCGACTGGACAATCCCCGCAGCAGGGCCGCCAGCAACGCATCCCGCGTCTCGCGAGGATCGATGAGTTCGTCGAAACCCATACCTTCGGCCGATCGGTAGGACGCCTGCAACTCGGCGTTGCGCAGTTTTTCGGCGAGATCCTCCCCGGCATGCGATGCCCGGCTCAACGCGGCCGCGCTCATCGCCCCCATCGTCGCGCCGGGATAGGCGAATGTCGCGACCTGGTGGTCGAAACCCAACAGCGACATCACCATTGAGCCGAACCCGTACGCTTTGCGTAGCGTCACGTGCAGCTTCACTGTGGTGGCCGCCGTCTGGGCGGCGAACATGCGCGCACCGGCCCGCAGGACGCCGCTGCGTTCGGACCGGCTCCCCGGCAGCATGCCGGGATTGTCGGCGAGAAAGACGAGCGGCAGGTGGAACGAGTCCGCCACCATGATGAAGTGCGCGGCCTTGTCCGCCGCCGCGGCGTCGATCGAACCGGCAAGCACCTGAGGCTGATTGGCGACTACCGCGACAGGGTGGCCACCGAGATGGGCCAGGGCGCAGATGATCGCGGTCCCCAGCCGTGGCTGCACCTCGAACCAGTCGGGCCGATCGAAGACCACGTCCAGCACCGCTCGCATGTCGTACACGCGACGGTTGTCGCGCGAGACGATGTCGAGCAGTTCCGGTGTCGGCCGTGGCTGGCTGTCCTCGTCGGGCGGCAGCGCCGACGGGTAGGACCAGGCGCTGGGCGGAAAGTAGGACAGGTAGCGACGGATGTCGGCGAGGACGGCTTCGTCGTCCTCGGCCAGGTTGTGGATCACCCCGCTGGGCAACGCGACATCGGGGCCGCCCAGATCCTCTTTCGAAATGTCTTCTCCGGTGGACTCTTTGACGACGGGTGGGCCAGCGGTGAAGATCGCGCCCTGCCGGCTCATGATGCGGAAGTCGCAGACTGGTGCCACCAGCGCGCCGTGGCCGGCCGACGGGCCGAGCACCGCGGCGACTGTCGGCACGCGGCCCGAGCATTGCGCCTGGGCGAGCAGGTCGGTGGGAGTGCGTCCGTAGTGCCCGCCGGTCGGCCGGAAGCCGGCGCCCTCGAGCAGCATCACCAGCGGGATCTTGTCGCGCAGCGCCAGCTCGGCGATGCGATATCGCTTGGAGTTGCCGCCGGGACCGATGCTGCCGGCCATGGTGGTGAAGTCCTCGGCGCCCAGCATCACCGGGGAGCCATTGATCGACCCGGACCCGACGATCAGCGCGTCGGCCGCGACATCACCGCCCACCAGGGTGCCGATCTCGCGGAAGGTGCCTGGGTCGAGCAGGTGCTCGATCCGGGCACGCGCGTCGAGCTTGCCCTTGGCCCGGTGCTTGTCGAGCCGCTCGGGCCCGCCCATTCCCCACGCGTGTTGACGGCGACGTTCGAGGTCGTCGAGTGTCCCGTCCCAATCCTGGGCTTTCGTCATGCGTCAGTCCTACCTCACGGATGCCCTCGGGCGCGCCACCTCGCGCCTGCGATCGCCGCGCGATATGCAGGGTCACATACTGGATTACTTACTGTAAAGTTACCCGCATGTCTGACGGGCTCCGCCTCAAGATCGACGGCGGCATCCCCAATCGGCTGCAGCGCGTGGTCGACGCGGTCGGCAAGCTGGAACAGCAGGGCTATGACGGCACCGTCGCAATGAAGGAGTTTGGCCAGTGAGCACGACGACGATGGATGACGCCGGTCGGGTGTTGGCAGATCCGTTGGCGTACACCGACGAG
This Mycobacterium simiae DNA region includes the following protein-coding sequences:
- a CDS encoding acyl-CoA dehydrogenase family protein — protein: MDFSRVELADEDSAFRDEARAFLKTHVTEEVRRRDRETGDNFDERVHLALGAAGYLALEWKPESDGGFTRVRRRIWELEKRRAHVPWVTWGTTAMVARSVAKFGSAELQAQVMPKVFTGEVRLCLGYTEPEGGSDIATCKTRAVRDGDGWVINGSKMFTTGAHNCQYVFLITNTAPDAPKHKSLTMFLVPLDSPGIEIQGIRTVDGDRTNIVYYSDVRVDDKYRLGEVNAGWTVLREPLNTEHGAVAAAPDGLQDTSIMMHQAGSMATAVDNAVAAVTRPDPHGRKLIDDGSVAYRLGRCVARLEAALSSPNIYGRVAIAQTMRDISPDLMDIHGAAAALPLGTDGAADDGSAEYVYRFAPLVGIYGGTLEVFRNMIGQYTLGLGKPNYSAPVQKVS
- a CDS encoding thiolase family protein — encoded protein: MNGVAIIGVGLHPFGRFEGKSAMQMGVDAILAAVADAGVAWRDIQLATGGSWTVANPDAIVGMVGLTGIPFTNVFNACATAASAVKACADAIRLGDYDIGIAIGLDKHPRGAFTEDPALVGTPRWYAENGQYLTTQFFGMKANRYLHENNVSQRTLARVAAKNFRNGALNPNAFRRKPIPEKDILNSAMLNYPLTQYMFCAPDEGAAAAVMCRADIAHRYTTKPVYLRAVEVRTRRYGAYEVNTTFAPVEEDLAPTVYAARSAFEKAGVAPGDVDVIQLQDTDAGAEIIHMAECGFCEHGEQEKLLVDGATEISGSMPVNTDGGLIANGEPIGASGLRQIHEIVRQLRGQAGERQVLGHPKVGFTQLYGAPGTAAATILTT
- a CDS encoding CaiB/BaiF CoA transferase family protein → MQGFRVLEVAQFTFVPAAGAILADWGADVIKVEHPARGDTQRGFLNMGGIQVNPDRHPLMEHPNRGKRSVGIDVSTPGGQEVIYELAKTSDVFLTNYMPAQRQKNKFDLEHIRAVNPNIVYARGSAYGDKGAERNVGGYDGTAFWTRSGIGYALTPEGLGGALGQGIPAFGDSIGGMFIAGGISAALLHRERTGEAIELDVSLLSTAWWAAGASMTQGMETGEVMRTPMPGTATAMSVNPFMGNYETSDGGTINLCIISPTGLIRDTFEHLGIPEAADDPRFSEVLPLIQNASAAAELISKAFAAKPFDYWRQHLKTMKGQWAPFQSLLDLANDDQALANDMIAEVELASGGEPFKVVRGPVQFNHEPLQTSRAPQASEHTELVLMELGMDWDRIEALKESGAIA
- a CDS encoding cytochrome P450: MLEISVTTDVETPGDRTVDLRDPYPYFAYRRRRSGVFHGTVMDYTKTPESLRPKNEYSAVSFHAVNTAFRDGRVFSSKPYDKTIGLFIGPTILAMQGKTHREHRNLVSAAFKSKALAQWEPTIVRPICNALIEEFVETGRADLIRNFTFEFPTRVIARLLGLPDEDLPVFRKRAVQLISYHVDYEKAFEASAALKDYFIEQIEQRKSRPTCRPTQDIIGDLVGAEIDGEKLSDEAIYSFLRLLLPAGLETTYRSSGNLLYLLLSHPDQFAAVQADHGLIGQAIEEGLRFETPLTTVQRFTTEDVELEGVSIPARSVVGVCIGSANRDEKRWERAEQFDIFRKAVPHISFAAGEHTCLGLHLARLETRVALECLLSRLTNFTLLTDEDPHIHGQPFRSPTALPVTFDVK
- a CDS encoding alpha/beta fold hydrolase, which gives rise to MPYSTEHDGFTDSAAGSTEGSDDRGTSKQDAAHTDSRWFPGFDAGIFDSDGTSIYARWGGNPDGDALLLVHGYPETHLMWRHIAQRLQERYFIVLPDLRGYGASAKPVGLPDHSNYSKRTMANDLVAVIDQLGRDSFYLCGHDRGARVAARLALDHPHRVRKLSLLDVAPTLDMYRATSREFATAYFHWFLLIQPSPLPEALIGGNPAAYLAVVLRQFSGGNGDYLERDVVAEYERVFCTPETLHSTAEDYRASAGIDLEHDQQSRDDGHRIGCDTQVLIAENGVVHRLFDAYALWQAQCAATVTATTMPSGHFFPEALPDETTAALVNFFSA